The Pontibacter sp. SGAir0037 DNA segment ATAGGTATACTTTTAAGGCTGCAAAGATAGTAGGTAAACTTTCAAAACCGAACAAGTATAGTTCGATATAAGTTGCGGACTCTACGTTTCTTTCGTGCTGTAGAAAACCGCTTTATACTTTTGCAGCCGTTAAAATGGCATTAGCCACCTCCAGCTCTTCCTGCAGTATGGTATGTGGCCTTCCCTTGTAAATCCTCTTGGTAACCTCTGCTCCCATTTCCGTCATGATCTTCTCTGTCTCATTTACCCGGCTTACCGGCACATGCATATCAGGATCACCTGTGGTAAGCAGCACAGGTGTGCCGTTAAAGCGGCCTTCGTAGTTGCTGGTATCCAGTTGCTGGCCTATAAGGCCACCGGTAAAAATAAGCAGCCCTCCGTACGACTGGGCATTGCGGGCAGCAAACTCCGCCGTGAGGCAGGCGCCTTGCGAAAAACCCAGCAGGTAGATGTCTTTACTGCCGACCCCCTGCTGCTGAATATGGAGAATGGTTTCGTTGAGCAGCGTTAAGGCGGAATCAAGCGCAGGCTGGTTTTGTGTGGCGGGTGCCATAAAGCTGTAAGGATACCAGGTATGGTTTGTCGCCTGCGGAGCATAAAGCGTATAATCCGCTACTGCCAAATGCTCGCCGAGCGACAGTATACTTTCAGCCGTAGCACCTCTGCCATGCACCATGATCAGGGCCTTGCCCGTTTGCTCCAGCGGTTTCCCCTGCGTCAGGATATGCTTTGTATGTGTAAACATGTAATTAGCTGCTAATCCAGTTTTGGTAGTACTGCTTCTATTTTCGCTCTGCTAGGTTCGTATTGCGGAGGTAAAAGCAGGTGCTTTCCCAGTTGATCGAAAGGTTCGTCTATGCCAAAACCTGGGTTATCGGTCGCAATTTCAAACAAAACGCCTCCCGGCTCCCTGAAATACAGCGAGTAGAAGTAGTTGCGGTCAATTTTACCTGTGATGTTCAGCCCGCTGCGCGCAACTTTTTCTCTGAAAGCCATCAGCACCTCCTCATCTTTCACCCGGAAAGCGATATGATGATTGGTTCCCGCTCCGCCTTCTCCACGGCTTGCAGCAGGAAGCTCCACTAAATCGATAATAGCGGCATTTTCTACGGCATCGGTCACATAGCGGTACTGGTTGCCCGACTGCTCCAGTAAGGTATAGCCTAAAATATCTGTCAGAACAGCAGCCGTTTGCTTCACATTGTGCAATGTTAAGGTTACACTGTGAAAGCCTCGGGTAGCAACCTCGGCCCTTATGTCCGCAGTCTCCCATGGCTGCCGCTTATCCCCGTTTTTAGGTATGATAAGAGCCAGCTGTAAACCGTCCGGGTCCTGGAAAGTAATATACTGTTCACCGAACTTTTCCGCTGGCTGGTTAAACGATATCTTGTGTTCTCGAAAGCGGCTGATCCAGAAGTCGAAGCTGCTTTCCGGCACCGCATATCCAATCTGTGTCGCCATACCAGTGCCTGCCCTGCCGCGGCGGGCTCCCTCGTAAGGAAAGAAAGTAAGGATGGTGCCGGCGCTGCCTTTTTCATCGCCATAATAAAGATGGTAAGTGCCCGGATCATCGAAGTTCACGGTCTTCTTAAGCAGGCGCAGCCCAAGCACTTTTGTATAAAAATCCAGATTTCGTTTGGCCTGATCAGCAATTGCTGTGATGTGGTGCAGGCCTAAAATTCTATTTACCATGTTCATCAGATTAATTATTGATCGGAACCTCTATAAGCAGAAATCTACTTTCGGTCAAGCATTTGATGTGCACCTGATCCGTATCCCAGATACCGATAGCGTCTCTCTGTTCCAGGGGCTCTTCGTTAACCAGCAAACTTCCGCTGATGTTAAAAACAAATGCACTTTTATTCGTAGGGTTCAGCGTATACTGCACCTCTTGTTCTCTCTCAAAATAGCCGAGGGAAAGTTTTGCATTCTGGTTTATCCAGCAATGGGCCTGCCCCTCTTCGTTACTCACAATGGTAACCAGTTTGTTTTTACGGCCTTCCTCCGGGAAGTACCTCTTCTGATAGCGCGGCGTAATATTCTGCAGCTTCGGTTCAATCCAGATCTGCAGAAAATTCACCTGCTCATCGCCCACATTATGCTCTTCGTGGCGCATGCCGCTGCCCGCACTCATAATCTGCACCCAATCCTTTTGCACGACCTCTTTGTAGCCCAGGTTGTCGATGTGGTTCATAGCACCTGCCAGCATCACCGAAATAATTTCCATGTTGGCATGGGCATGAAGCCCGAAGCCGTTTTCAGGAGCAACAAAATCATCATTGAAAGCCCTTAAAAGGCCAAAGCTTCTGCGGGTGGGGTGGTAGTAATCAGAAAAGCTGAACGTTAAATTGCTCTGCAACCAACCCAGGTCCTTTAATCCTCTTTCTTCTGATGTATAGATGATGTGTTTCATAGTTTATTTGTTAAATGTCAGATGTCAGACATAAGTATTTTACCTGCTTCCTCCCTTTTGACTGGTTTTATTAGCTTTTTGTTCTCCGGCCACTGCTGCTGAACCATTTTTTCAGAAGCCATGGCTTTACCTTCCGTTAAAACCCTATGTCTGACATCCGGCAGTTCCATTACGCCTGTTTTACCAGTTGTATCTCGGCCTGCAGCTTAATTTCATCGCTAACTACGACACTGCCTGCTTCGGTAACAGCATTCCACGTTAAACCAAACTCTTTGCGGCTGATCTTACCGGTTACTGTAAATCCGGCTTTTGTCTGGCCATATGGGTCTACGACAATACCTCCGAAA contains these protein-coding regions:
- a CDS encoding alpha/beta hydrolase translates to MFTHTKHILTQGKPLEQTGKALIMVHGRGATAESILSLGEHLAVADYTLYAPQATNHTWYPYSFMAPATQNQPALDSALTLLNETILHIQQQGVGSKDIYLLGFSQGACLTAEFAARNAQSYGGLLIFTGGLIGQQLDTSNYEGRFNGTPVLLTTGDPDMHVPVSRVNETEKIMTEMGAEVTKRIYKGRPHTILQEELEVANAILTAAKV
- a CDS encoding ring-cleaving dioxygenase yields the protein MVNRILGLHHITAIADQAKRNLDFYTKVLGLRLLKKTVNFDDPGTYHLYYGDEKGSAGTILTFFPYEGARRGRAGTGMATQIGYAVPESSFDFWISRFREHKISFNQPAEKFGEQYITFQDPDGLQLALIIPKNGDKRQPWETADIRAEVATRGFHSVTLTLHNVKQTAAVLTDILGYTLLEQSGNQYRYVTDAVENAAIIDLVELPAASRGEGGAGTNHHIAFRVKDEEVLMAFREKVARSGLNITGKIDRNYFYSLYFREPGGVLFEIATDNPGFGIDEPFDQLGKHLLLPPQYEPSRAKIEAVLPKLD
- a CDS encoding pirin family protein, giving the protein MKHIIYTSEERGLKDLGWLQSNLTFSFSDYYHPTRRSFGLLRAFNDDFVAPENGFGLHAHANMEIISVMLAGAMNHIDNLGYKEVVQKDWVQIMSAGSGMRHEEHNVGDEQVNFLQIWIEPKLQNITPRYQKRYFPEEGRKNKLVTIVSNEEGQAHCWINQNAKLSLGYFEREQEVQYTLNPTNKSAFVFNISGSLLVNEEPLEQRDAIGIWDTDQVHIKCLTESRFLLIEVPINN